The proteins below come from a single Streptomyces sp. MRC013 genomic window:
- the rpsA gene encoding 30S ribosomal protein S1, which produces MTSSTETTATTPQVAVNDIGNEEAFLAAIDETIKYFNDGDIVDGVIVKVDRDEVLLDIGYKTEGVIPSRELSIKHDVDPNEVVKVGDEIEALVLQKEDKEGRLILSKKRAQYERAWGTIEKIKEEDGIVTGTVIEVVKGGLILDIGLRGFLPASLVEMRRVRDLQPYVGKELEAKIIELDKNRNNVVLSRRAWLEQTQSEVRQTFLTTLQKGQVRSGVVSSIVNFGAFVDLGGVDGLVHVSELSWKHIDHPSEVVEVGQEVTVEVLDVDMDRERVSLSLKATQEDPWQQFARTHQIGQVVPGKVTKLVPFGAFVRVDEGIEGLVHISELAERHVEIPEQVVQVNDEIFVKVIDIDLERRRISLSLKQANESFGADPASVEFDPTLYGMAASYDDQGNYIYPEGFDPETNDWLPGYEAQREAWETQYAEAQQRFEQHQAQVIKSREADAAAAAEGGSAASAGAGAPTGGSYSSESDDNSGALASDEALAALREKLAGGQS; this is translated from the coding sequence ATGACGAGCAGCACCGAGACCACCGCCACCACCCCGCAGGTTGCGGTCAACGACATCGGTAACGAGGAAGCCTTCCTCGCCGCGATCGACGAGACGATCAAGTACTTCAACGACGGCGACATCGTCGACGGCGTCATCGTGAAGGTCGACCGGGACGAGGTCCTGCTCGACATCGGTTACAAGACCGAAGGTGTCATCCCGAGCCGCGAGCTCTCGATCAAGCACGACGTCGACCCGAACGAGGTCGTCAAGGTCGGCGACGAGATCGAGGCCCTCGTCCTCCAGAAGGAGGACAAGGAAGGCCGCCTGATCCTCTCGAAGAAGCGCGCCCAGTACGAGCGCGCCTGGGGCACCATCGAGAAGATCAAGGAAGAGGACGGCATCGTCACCGGCACCGTCATCGAGGTCGTCAAGGGTGGTCTCATCCTCGACATCGGCCTCCGCGGCTTCCTGCCGGCCTCCCTCGTCGAGATGCGTCGTGTCCGCGACCTCCAGCCGTACGTCGGCAAGGAGCTCGAGGCCAAGATCATCGAGCTGGACAAGAACCGCAACAACGTGGTCCTGTCCCGCCGCGCCTGGCTGGAGCAGACCCAGTCCGAGGTCCGTCAGACGTTCCTCACGACCCTCCAGAAGGGTCAGGTCCGCTCCGGTGTCGTGTCCTCGATCGTCAACTTCGGCGCCTTCGTGGACCTGGGCGGCGTCGACGGCCTGGTCCACGTCTCCGAGCTGTCCTGGAAGCACATCGACCACCCGTCCGAGGTGGTCGAGGTCGGCCAGGAGGTCACGGTCGAGGTCCTCGACGTCGACATGGACCGCGAGCGCGTCTCCCTGTCGCTGAAGGCGACGCAGGAGGACCCGTGGCAGCAGTTCGCCCGGACCCACCAGATCGGCCAGGTCGTCCCGGGTAAGGTCACGAAGCTCGTTCCGTTCGGTGCGTTCGTCCGCGTGGACGAGGGCATCGAGGGCCTGGTCCACATCTCCGAGCTGGCCGAGCGCCACGTGGAGATCCCGGAGCAGGTCGTCCAGGTCAACGACGAGATCTTCGTCAAGGTCATCGACATCGACCTCGAGCGCCGCCGCATCAGCCTCTCGCTGAAGCAGGCCAACGAGTCCTTCGGCGCCGACCCGGCCTCGGTCGAGTTCGACCCGACCCTGTACGGCATGGCCGCGTCCTACGACGACCAGGGCAACTACATCTACCCCGAGGGCTTCGACCCGGAGACCAACGACTGGCTGCCGGGCTACGAGGCCCAGCGCGAGGCGTGGGAGACCCAGTACGCCGAGGCGCAGCAGCGCTTCGAGCAGCACCAGGCCCAGGTCATCAAGTCCCGCGAGGCCGACGCGGCCGCCGCCGCCGAGGGCGGCTCCGCCGCCTCCGCCGGCGCCGGTGCGCCCACCGGTGGCTCCTACTCCTCGGAGTCGGACGACAACTCCGGTGCCCTGGCGTCGGACGAGGCGCTCGCCGCCCTCCGCGAGAAGCTGGCCGGCGGCCAGAGCTGA
- a CDS encoding MBL fold metallo-hydrolase produces MTYSGAVKVGGPADVHELTDLIISKVAVGPMDNNAYLLRCRATGEQLLIDAANEPRTLLRLIGDDGVTAVVTTHRHHDHWYALHEVVAATGARTHAGRYDAEGIDVPTDVLVEDGDTVRVGRVELTARRMTGHTPGSIVLLYDDPHGHPHVFTGDCLFPGGVGNTHRDPEAFASLLHDVQTKLFDALPDETWVYPGHGRDTTLGDERPQLPQWRARGW; encoded by the coding sequence ATGACGTACAGCGGAGCGGTGAAGGTCGGCGGACCCGCGGACGTACACGAGCTGACGGACCTGATCATCTCGAAGGTCGCCGTCGGGCCGATGGACAACAACGCGTACCTGCTGCGCTGCCGGGCCACCGGCGAGCAACTGCTGATCGACGCGGCGAACGAGCCGCGGACCCTCCTCCGGCTGATCGGTGACGACGGCGTCACGGCCGTCGTCACCACCCACCGCCACCACGACCACTGGTACGCGCTGCACGAGGTGGTGGCGGCCACCGGCGCCCGCACCCACGCGGGACGGTACGACGCCGAGGGGATCGACGTGCCGACGGACGTCCTCGTCGAGGACGGCGACACGGTCCGGGTGGGCCGGGTGGAGCTGACGGCGCGCCGCATGACCGGGCACACGCCCGGCTCGATCGTGCTGCTCTACGACGACCCGCACGGCCATCCGCACGTCTTCACCGGCGACTGCCTGTTCCCCGGGGGCGTCGGGAACACCCACAGGGACCCGGAGGCGTTCGCGAGCCTCCTCCACGACGTACAGACCAAGCTGTTCGACGCCCTGCCGGACGAGACCTGGGTCTACCCGGGCCACGGTCGGGACACGACGCTGGGCGACGAGCGCCCGCAGCTCCCGCAGTGGCGCGCACGGGGCTGGTGA
- a CDS encoding PAC2 family protein has product MLDPQDLYTWEPKGLAAADLALAQESAGLVMLYHFDGYIDAGETGEQVVDGLLESLPHQVVARFDHDRLVDYRARRPLLTFRRDRWTAYDTPVIELRLVQDAAGAPFLLLSGPEPDVEWERFAAAVRQVVERLGVRLSVNFHGIPMGVPHTRPVGLTPHGNRIDLAPGHRSAFDEAQVPGSAVALVEYRLIESGHDVLGLAAHVPHYLARSAYPDAALTAVEAITAATGLVLPTVAHDLRIAAQRTRTEIDRQIGEGDEELTALVKGLEHQYDALAGAETRDSLVAESAELPSAEELGREFERFLAEREGDTP; this is encoded by the coding sequence GTGCTTGATCCGCAGGACTTGTACACATGGGAGCCCAAGGGCCTGGCGGCCGCCGACCTGGCGCTCGCGCAGGAGTCGGCCGGCCTGGTCATGCTCTACCACTTCGACGGGTACATCGACGCGGGCGAGACCGGCGAGCAGGTCGTCGACGGCCTGCTGGAGAGCCTTCCGCATCAGGTGGTGGCCCGCTTCGACCACGACCGCCTGGTCGACTACCGGGCGCGCCGTCCGCTGCTCACCTTCCGCCGCGACCGCTGGACCGCGTACGACACCCCGGTCATCGAGCTCCGCCTCGTCCAGGACGCCGCCGGGGCGCCCTTCCTCCTGCTCTCCGGGCCCGAGCCCGACGTGGAGTGGGAGCGTTTCGCCGCGGCCGTGCGGCAGGTCGTGGAGCGGCTCGGCGTGCGGCTCTCCGTCAACTTCCACGGCATCCCGATGGGCGTCCCGCACACCCGCCCCGTCGGCCTCACCCCGCACGGCAACCGCATCGACCTCGCACCGGGGCACCGCAGTGCCTTCGACGAGGCGCAGGTCCCCGGCAGCGCCGTCGCGCTCGTCGAGTACCGGCTGATCGAGTCCGGGCACGACGTGCTCGGACTCGCCGCGCACGTCCCGCACTACCTCGCCCGCTCGGCCTACCCCGACGCGGCGCTCACCGCCGTCGAGGCGATCACGGCCGCGACGGGTCTGGTCCTGCCGACCGTGGCGCACGACCTGCGCATCGCCGCCCAGCGCACGCGCACCGAGATCGACCGCCAGATCGGCGAGGGCGACGAGGAGCTGACCGCCCTCGTCAAGGGGCTGGAGCACCAGTACGACGCGCTGGCCGGCGCCGAGACCCGCGACAGCCTCGTCGCGGAGTCCGCGGAGCTGCCGTCCGCCGAAGAACTCGGCCGGGAGTTCGAGCGCTTCCTCGCCGAGCGCGAGGGCGACACGCCGTAG
- the uvrB gene encoding excinuclease ABC subunit UvrB, which produces MRPVTQIERSVAPFEVVSPYQPSGDQPTAIADLERRIRAGEKDVVLLGATGTGKSATTAWMIERLQRPTLVMAPNKTLAAQLANEFRELLPNNAVEYFVSYYDYYQPEAYVPQSDTYIEKDSSINEEVERLRHSATNSLLTRRDVVVVASVSCIYGLGTPQEYVDRMVSLEVGDEVDRDRLLRRFVDIQYTRNDLAFTRGTFRVRGDTIEIFPVYEELAVRIEMFGDEIEALSTLHPLTGEVISEDRQLYVFPASHYVAGPERLERAVSGIERELELRLAELEGQGKLLEAQRLRMRTTYDIEMMRQIGSCSGIENYSMHFDQREPGSPPNTLLDYFPEDFLLVVDESHVTVPQIGAMYEGDASRKRTLVDHGFRLPSALDNRPLKWEEFQERIGQAVYLSATPGPYELSRSDGFVEQIIRPTGLVDPEIVVKPTEGQIDDLVHEIRLRTERDERVLVTTLTKKMAEDLTDYFLELGIQVRYLHSDVDTLRRIELLRELRAGEYDVLVGINLLREGLDLPEVSLVAILDADKQGFLRSGTSLIQTIGRAARNVSGQVHMYADTITQAMAQAIDETNRRREKQVAYNEAHGIDPQPLRKKINDIVATIAREEVDTEQLLGTGYRKAKDGKGAKAPVPSLGKAARDGAGSPRGEAARTGAVTGDRPAAELAGIIEEMTERMRAAAADLQFEVAARLRDEVSELKRELRQMKEAGIA; this is translated from the coding sequence ATGCGGCCCGTAACCCAGATCGAACGCTCGGTGGCGCCCTTCGAGGTCGTCAGCCCCTACCAGCCCAGCGGTGACCAGCCCACGGCCATCGCCGACCTCGAACGGCGCATCCGCGCGGGCGAGAAGGACGTCGTCCTGCTCGGTGCGACCGGCACCGGCAAGTCGGCGACCACGGCCTGGATGATCGAGCGGCTCCAGCGGCCCACGCTCGTCATGGCGCCGAACAAGACGCTGGCCGCGCAGCTGGCGAACGAGTTCCGCGAGCTGCTGCCGAACAACGCCGTCGAGTACTTCGTCTCGTACTACGACTACTACCAGCCCGAGGCGTACGTCCCGCAGTCGGACACGTACATCGAGAAGGACTCCTCGATCAACGAGGAGGTGGAGCGGCTGCGCCACTCCGCGACGAACTCCCTGCTCACCCGGCGGGACGTGGTCGTCGTCGCCTCCGTCTCCTGCATCTACGGCCTGGGCACGCCCCAGGAGTACGTCGACCGGATGGTCTCCCTCGAGGTCGGCGACGAGGTCGACCGGGACCGGCTGCTGCGCCGCTTCGTCGACATCCAGTACACGCGCAACGACCTCGCGTTCACCCGCGGCACGTTCCGGGTGCGCGGCGACACGATCGAGATCTTCCCCGTGTACGAGGAACTCGCCGTCCGCATCGAGATGTTCGGCGACGAGATCGAGGCCCTCTCCACGCTGCACCCGCTCACCGGCGAGGTCATCAGCGAGGACCGGCAGCTGTACGTCTTCCCCGCCAGCCACTACGTGGCGGGCCCCGAGCGCCTGGAGCGCGCCGTCAGCGGCATCGAGCGCGAGCTGGAGCTGCGCCTCGCCGAGCTGGAGGGGCAGGGCAAGCTGCTGGAGGCCCAGCGGCTGCGCATGCGCACCACGTACGACATCGAGATGATGCGCCAGATCGGCTCCTGCTCCGGCATCGAGAACTACTCCATGCACTTCGACCAGCGCGAGCCCGGCTCCCCGCCCAACACCCTCCTCGACTACTTCCCCGAGGACTTCCTGCTGGTCGTCGACGAGTCCCACGTCACCGTGCCGCAGATCGGCGCCATGTACGAGGGCGACGCCTCCCGCAAGCGGACCCTCGTCGACCACGGGTTCCGGCTGCCGTCCGCGCTGGACAACCGGCCGCTGAAGTGGGAGGAGTTCCAGGAGCGCATCGGCCAGGCCGTCTACCTGTCGGCCACGCCCGGACCCTACGAGCTGTCCCGCTCCGACGGGTTCGTCGAGCAGATCATCCGCCCCACGGGCCTGGTCGACCCGGAGATCGTCGTCAAGCCCACCGAGGGGCAGATCGACGACCTGGTCCACGAGATCCGCCTCCGCACCGAGCGCGACGAGCGCGTCCTGGTCACCACCCTCACCAAGAAGATGGCCGAGGACCTCACCGACTACTTCCTGGAGCTGGGCATCCAGGTCCGCTACCTCCACAGCGACGTGGACACGCTGCGCCGGATCGAGCTGCTGCGCGAGCTGCGCGCCGGCGAGTACGACGTCCTGGTCGGCATCAACCTCCTCCGGGAGGGCCTCGACCTGCCCGAGGTGTCCCTCGTGGCCATCCTCGACGCCGACAAGCAGGGCTTCCTGCGCTCCGGGACGTCCCTCATCCAGACCATCGGCCGCGCCGCGCGCAACGTCTCGGGCCAGGTTCACATGTACGCCGACACGATCACCCAGGCCATGGCGCAGGCCATCGACGAGACCAACCGCCGCCGCGAGAAGCAGGTCGCCTACAACGAGGCCCACGGCATCGACCCGCAACCGCTCCGCAAGAAGATCAACGACATCGTCGCCACCATCGCGCGCGAGGAGGTCGACACGGAGCAGCTGCTCGGCACCGGCTACCGCAAGGCGAAGGACGGCAAGGGCGCCAAGGCCCCGGTCCCGTCGCTGGGGAAGGCCGCCCGGGACGGCGCCGGGAGCCCCCGGGGCGAGGCGGCCCGCACGGGCGCCGTCACCGGCGACCGCCCCGCCGCCGAACTGGCCGGGATCATCGAGGAGATGACCGAGCGGATGCGGGCCGCCGCCGCGGACCTCCAGTTCGAGGTCGCCGCCCGGCTGCGCGACGAGGTGAGCGAACTGAAGAGGGAGCTGCGCCAGATGAAGGAGGCGGGCATCGCCTGA
- a CDS encoding DUF6343 family protein: protein MRSGNEPVTARSPLRLRLGLGVWGLLWALGGTVAFALVGRADWAIACGALLLVVAADVAVVLRRMRQGAHYQPGPDVPPYESCRTGRRRGGRDAP from the coding sequence ATGCGCAGCGGAAACGAACCGGTCACCGCGCGCAGCCCGCTGCGGCTGCGGCTCGGGCTGGGGGTGTGGGGACTGCTGTGGGCCCTCGGCGGCACCGTCGCGTTCGCGCTGGTGGGACGGGCGGACTGGGCGATCGCCTGTGGGGCGCTGCTGCTGGTGGTGGCGGCCGACGTGGCGGTGGTCCTGCGCCGCATGCGGCAGGGCGCCCACTACCAGCCCGGTCCGGACGTCCCCCCGTACGAGTCCTGCCGTACGGGCCGACGGCGCGGCGGCCGGGACGCACCGTAG
- a CDS encoding MHYT domain-containing protein, which yields MWGTVDGFGHGPVIPLVAYLVACLGGVLGLRCTTRSLRAPGAPRPGWLALGAASIGSGTWAMHFIAMTDFRVAGAPVDHDRPVVFAGLAVAILMAGVGTSVVGLRGRTAMALATGGTITGLGIATMHYLGMAGMRFPGRVEYDTPTVVLSAVIAVAAATTALWAAVGVRGLAASVGAGLVLGLAVTGMHYTGMAAVSVHHDGTAAAHAPADRADRADRVATAEGAATAEGAGPGGAADGAPGAPAGVRGGTAAVPLAPLLVGPAAFLLLAGAAVLFGPVLSGGERPGRRPADPRAGLRGVPAPRHRDHDARR from the coding sequence ATGTGGGGCACAGTCGACGGATTCGGTCACGGGCCGGTCATCCCCCTGGTGGCCTACCTCGTGGCCTGCCTGGGCGGAGTGCTCGGCTTGCGCTGCACGACCAGGTCCCTGCGCGCCCCCGGCGCCCCCCGTCCCGGCTGGCTCGCCCTGGGCGCCGCGTCCATCGGCTCCGGCACCTGGGCCATGCACTTCATCGCGATGACGGACTTCCGCGTCGCGGGGGCGCCCGTCGACCACGACCGTCCGGTCGTCTTCGCCGGCCTCGCCGTCGCGATCCTCATGGCCGGCGTCGGCACCTCCGTCGTGGGGCTGCGCGGCCGGACCGCGATGGCCCTGGCCACCGGTGGAACCATCACCGGCCTCGGCATCGCCACCATGCACTACCTGGGCATGGCCGGCATGCGCTTCCCCGGCCGCGTCGAGTACGACACCCCCACCGTCGTCCTCTCCGCGGTGATCGCCGTGGCGGCGGCCACCACGGCGCTGTGGGCCGCCGTCGGCGTCCGCGGGCTCGCGGCGAGCGTCGGAGCCGGTCTCGTCCTGGGGCTCGCGGTGACCGGCATGCACTACACGGGTATGGCCGCCGTCAGCGTCCACCACGACGGCACCGCCGCGGCGCACGCCCCCGCCGACCGGGCGGACCGGGCGGACCGGGTCGCGACGGCGGAGGGGGCCGCGACGGCGGAGGGGGCCGGCCCCGGCGGTGCCGCGGACGGCGCGCCGGGCGCGCCCGCGGGGGTCCGCGGCGGTACGGCGGCGGTGCCGCTCGCCCCGCTCCTCGTCGGCCCGGCCGCGTTCCTGCTCCTCGCGGGGGCCGCGGTGCTGTTCGGCCCGGTCCTGTCCGGCGGCGAGCGGCCCGGACGGCGCCCCGCGGACCCGCGTGCCGGCCTCCGCGGCGTCCCCGCCCCGCGCCACCGCGACCACGACGCCCGCCGCTGA
- a CDS encoding class I SAM-dependent methyltransferase, which produces MIQEYEPEATRREAGDAESSRASRGWWDGNADGYQREHGGFLGDDRFVWGPEGLDEAEAGLLGPAASLRGLDVLEIGAGAAQCSRWLAARGARPVALDLSHRQLQHALRIGADGLALVQADAGALPFGDGSFDLACSAYGAVPFVADPVRVFREVRRVLRPGGRWVFSVTHPIRWAFPDEPGPEGLTATSSYFDRTPYVEQDERGRAVYVEHHRTLGDRVRDVVAGGFRLVDLVEPEWPAWNDREWGGWSPLRGGLIPGTAVFVCERDERGA; this is translated from the coding sequence ATGATCCAAGAGTACGAACCGGAGGCGACCCGCCGTGAGGCGGGCGACGCGGAGAGCAGCAGGGCGAGCCGCGGCTGGTGGGACGGGAACGCGGACGGGTACCAGAGGGAGCACGGCGGCTTCCTCGGGGACGACCGGTTCGTGTGGGGCCCCGAGGGGCTGGACGAGGCGGAGGCGGGACTGCTGGGTCCGGCCGCCTCGCTCAGGGGCCTGGACGTCCTGGAGATCGGCGCGGGCGCGGCGCAGTGCTCGCGCTGGCTGGCGGCCCGGGGCGCCCGGCCGGTGGCGCTGGACCTCTCCCACCGGCAGCTGCAGCACGCGCTGCGCATCGGCGCGGACGGGCTGGCCCTGGTCCAGGCGGACGCGGGGGCGCTGCCGTTCGGGGACGGCTCCTTCGACCTGGCCTGCTCGGCGTACGGGGCGGTGCCGTTCGTCGCCGACCCGGTGCGGGTCTTCCGGGAGGTGCGGCGGGTACTGCGCCCGGGCGGCCGGTGGGTGTTCTCCGTGACGCACCCGATCCGCTGGGCGTTCCCCGACGAGCCGGGGCCCGAGGGGCTGACGGCGACGTCCTCGTACTTCGACCGCACGCCGTACGTGGAGCAGGACGAGCGGGGCCGGGCGGTGTACGTGGAGCACCACCGGACGCTCGGCGACCGGGTGCGGGACGTGGTCGCGGGCGGCTTCCGGCTGGTGGACCTGGTGGAGCCGGAGTGGCCGGCCTGGAACGACCGGGAGTGGGGCGGTTGGTCACCGCTGCGCGGCGGCCTGATCCCCGGGACGGCGGTCTTCGTCTGCGAGCGCGACGAGCGGGGCGCGTGA
- a CDS encoding TerC/Alx family metal homeostasis membrane protein produces MDVSMTLWAVTVLGLIALIAVDFLIGRRPHGVSVKEAGVWTAVWIVLAVLFGLGLFLFGDRQASGEFFAGFITEKSLSVDNLFVFVLIMAKFSVPSHLQQRVLLVGVLIALVLRAVFIAAGAAIIAGFSWVFYVFGAFLIYTAWKLIKEASSDEPEEEYEENRLLKSVERRFGVADRYHGTKLFVRVAGKRVLTPLMVVMLAIGTTDVLFALDSIPAIFGLTQDPYIVFTANAFALMGLRQLYFLIGGLLKKLVHLSYGLSVILGFIGVKLVLHALHESGVHVPEISIPFSLAVICGVLAVTTVTSLVASRRRAADGAEAGSGKV; encoded by the coding sequence ATGGACGTTTCGATGACCTTGTGGGCGGTGACCGTCCTCGGTCTCATCGCCCTGATCGCGGTCGACTTCCTCATCGGGCGCAGACCCCACGGCGTGTCGGTCAAGGAGGCCGGGGTCTGGACGGCCGTCTGGATCGTCCTCGCCGTGCTGTTCGGCCTGGGCCTGTTCCTCTTCGGCGACAGGCAGGCCTCCGGGGAGTTCTTCGCGGGCTTCATCACCGAGAAGTCGCTGAGCGTCGACAACCTTTTCGTCTTCGTCCTCATCATGGCGAAGTTCTCGGTGCCGTCCCACCTCCAGCAGCGGGTGCTGCTCGTCGGCGTGCTCATCGCGCTCGTCCTGCGGGCGGTGTTCATCGCCGCCGGTGCCGCGATCATCGCCGGCTTCTCGTGGGTCTTCTACGTCTTCGGCGCCTTCCTGATCTACACCGCCTGGAAGCTGATCAAGGAAGCCTCCTCCGACGAGCCCGAGGAGGAGTACGAGGAGAACCGCCTCCTGAAGTCGGTCGAGCGGCGCTTCGGCGTCGCCGACCGCTACCACGGCACCAAGCTGTTCGTCCGGGTCGCCGGCAAGCGGGTGCTGACCCCCCTGATGGTGGTCATGCTCGCCATCGGCACCACGGACGTGCTGTTCGCCCTGGACTCGATCCCCGCGATCTTCGGCCTGACCCAGGACCCGTACATCGTCTTCACCGCGAACGCCTTCGCCCTGATGGGTCTGCGGCAGCTGTACTTCCTCATCGGCGGCCTGCTGAAGAAGCTGGTCCACCTCAGCTACGGCCTCTCCGTCATCCTGGGCTTCATCGGGGTGAAGCTCGTGCTGCACGCCCTGCACGAGTCCGGGGTGCACGTCCCCGAGATCTCCATCCCGTTCTCGCTGGCCGTCATCTGCGGCGTCCTCGCCGTCACCACGGTCACCAGCCTCGTCGCCTCCCGCCGGCGGGCCGCCGACGGGGCGGAGGCCGGGTCCGGGAAGGTCTGA
- a CDS encoding tetratricopeptide repeat protein, whose translation MPDSNPETHVIDYRAAERLLAARDPRGAVKLLDSVIAAHPENTAARLLRARAFFAAAQLRPAELEFELVLEREPDNAFAHFGLARTLQRAGRPQHARRHFRLAAALDPKPEYVEAARFDAAD comes from the coding sequence GTGCCCGACAGCAACCCGGAGACCCACGTCATCGACTACCGGGCGGCCGAGCGACTGCTCGCCGCACGGGATCCGCGCGGAGCCGTCAAGCTGCTCGACTCGGTGATCGCGGCCCACCCCGAGAACACCGCCGCCCGCCTCCTGCGCGCCCGAGCCTTCTTCGCCGCGGCCCAGCTCCGCCCGGCCGAGCTGGAGTTCGAGCTGGTCCTGGAGCGCGAGCCGGACAACGCGTTCGCCCACTTCGGGCTGGCCCGCACCCTGCAGCGCGCCGGCCGCCCGCAGCACGCCAGGCGGCACTTCCGGCTGGCCGCCGCGCTCGACCCGAAGCCCGAGTACGTGGAGGCGGCGCGCTTCGACGCCGCGGACTGA
- a CDS encoding chaplin has product MRHIRRNGLVALMATSGALALAAGTARADADAFAAAFDSVGMVTGDEMQLPMDSPVSVCGDTVNAEGLLNPEAGSTCEDGDEARGSHGEESGTSRASDRDGGHGGGTTALAGVIGSPGAVSDDGIRLPVDLPVKVSGNAVSIVAFDESDFDDSGESGGKPPAQDVTPSKPAAPAPPASDEPAAPMLVEEAPAPAQTPTLAVTGAGDLAGMGLPAAGLVLAGALLYRRSRSSAARA; this is encoded by the coding sequence ATGAGGCACATTCGCCGAAATGGTCTGGTCGCTCTGATGGCCACGAGCGGCGCGCTCGCGCTGGCCGCAGGTACGGCGCGGGCCGACGCCGACGCGTTCGCCGCGGCGTTCGACTCGGTCGGGATGGTCACCGGCGACGAGATGCAGTTGCCGATGGACAGCCCGGTCAGCGTCTGCGGCGACACCGTGAACGCCGAGGGTCTGCTCAACCCCGAGGCCGGCAGCACCTGTGAGGACGGGGACGAGGCGCGCGGCTCGCACGGGGAGGAGTCCGGCACCTCCCGCGCGTCCGACCGCGACGGCGGGCACGGCGGCGGCACCACCGCCCTGGCCGGCGTGATCGGTTCGCCCGGCGCGGTCTCCGACGACGGCATCCGACTCCCCGTCGACCTCCCGGTGAAGGTCTCCGGCAACGCGGTCAGCATCGTCGCCTTCGACGAGTCGGACTTCGACGACTCCGGCGAGAGCGGCGGCAAGCCGCCCGCGCAGGACGTCACGCCGTCGAAGCCGGCCGCGCCCGCGCCGCCCGCGAGCGACGAGCCGGCCGCGCCGATGCTCGTCGAGGAGGCGCCCGCACCGGCGCAGACCCCGACCCTCGCCGTCACCGGCGCCGGCGACCTCGCCGGCATGGGGCTGCCCGCCGCCGGCCTGGTCCTCGCCGGGGCGCTGCTCTACCGCCGCTCCCGCTCGTCGGCCGCGCGCGCCTGA
- the coaE gene encoding dephospho-CoA kinase, with protein MLTVGLTGGIGAGKSEVSRLLVSYGAVLVDADKIAREVVEPGTPGLAAVVEAFGPGVLTPEGTLDRPGLGSVVFGDAERLATLNAIVHPLVRARSAELQAAAEPDAVVVHDVPLLTENGLAPLYDVVVVVDASTETRLERLVRLRGMTESEARARMAAQATSEERRAVADYVIDNDGPLEALEPRVRTVWGELEARAARTAPE; from the coding sequence ATGCTGACCGTAGGTCTCACCGGTGGAATCGGCGCCGGCAAAAGCGAGGTCTCCCGCCTCCTCGTCTCGTACGGCGCCGTCCTCGTCGACGCCGACAAGATCGCCCGCGAGGTCGTCGAGCCCGGCACCCCCGGCCTCGCCGCCGTGGTGGAGGCGTTCGGCCCCGGCGTCCTGACGCCGGAGGGGACCCTGGACCGGCCCGGACTGGGGTCCGTCGTCTTCGGCGACGCCGAGCGCCTCGCCACCCTCAACGCCATCGTCCACCCCCTCGTCCGCGCCCGCTCCGCCGAACTCCAGGCCGCCGCCGAGCCCGACGCCGTCGTCGTCCACGACGTGCCCCTGCTCACCGAGAACGGGCTCGCCCCCCTCTACGACGTGGTCGTGGTCGTCGACGCCTCCACCGAGACCCGCCTGGAGCGCCTCGTACGGCTCCGCGGCATGACCGAGTCCGAGGCCCGCGCCCGGATGGCTGCCCAGGCCACCTCCGAGGAGCGGCGCGCCGTCGCCGACTACGTCATCGACAACGACGGCCCCCTGGAAGCCCTGGAGCCCCGGGTGCGGACGGTGTGGGGGGAGCTGGAGGCCCGCGCGGCCCGCACCGCGCCGGAATAG